The Anabas testudineus chromosome 11, fAnaTes1.2, whole genome shotgun sequence genome has a segment encoding these proteins:
- the flot1a gene encoding flotillin-1a, producing MFYTCGPNEAMVVSGFCRSPPLMIAGGRVFVVPCIQQIQRISLNTLTLNVKSDKVYTRHGVPISVTGIAQMKIQGQNKQMLAAACQMFMGKSEPEIAQIALETLEGHQRAIIAHLTVEEIYKDRKKFSEQVFKVASSDLVNMGISVVSYTLKDVHDDQDYLHSLGKARTAQVQKDARIGEAQNKRDAVIREAHAMQEKVSAQYKNEIDMAKAQRDYELKKAAYDIEVNTKKAESEMAYQLQVAKTKQRIEEEKMQVQVVERTQQITLQEQEITRREKELEAKVMKPAEAERYRLEKLAEAQRLKLIMEAEAEAESIRIKGEAEAFAVEAKGRAEAEQMAKKAEAFQQYRDGAMVDMLLEKLPLMAEEISKPLCEANKVTMVSSGGGEVGAAKLSGEVLDIMTRLPDTVEKLTGVNISQVKSRTG from the exons ATGTTCTACACCTGTGGTCCCAACGAGGCGATGGTGGTGTCAG ggTTCTGTCGTTCTCCTCCTCTGATGATAGCTGGAGGACGAGTGTTTGTCGTCCCGTGTATTCAGCAGATACAGAG GATCTCCCTCAACACTCTGACTCTCAATGTGAAGAGCGATAAAGTCTACACCCGCCACGGCGTCCCCATCTCTGTCACTGGAATAGCCCAG ATGAAGATCCAGGGTCAGAATAAACAGATGCTGGCTGCAGCTTGCCAGATGTTCATGGGGAAGTCAGAGCCGGAGATCGCTCAGATCGCCTTGGAGACACTGGAGGGACACCAGCGGGCCATCATCGCCCACCTAACTGTTGAG GAGATCTACAAAGACCGCAAGAAGTTCTCAGAGCAGGTTTTTAAGGTGGCTTCTTCTGACCTGGTCAACATGGGCATCAGCGTGGTCAGCTACACGCTCAAAGATGTTCACGACGACCAG GACTACCTGCATTCACTGGGAAAAGCTCGCACAGCTCAGGTTCAGAAAGACGCTCGTATTGGAGAGGCCCAGAATAAGAGAGACGCTGTGATAAGG GAAGCCCATGCAATGCAGGAGAAAGTCTCGGCTCAGTACAAGAACGAGATCGACATGGCAAAGGCCCAGAGGGACTATGAGCTGAAGAAGGCCGCCTACGACATTGAGGTCAACACTAAGAAGGCAGAGTCAGAAATGGCCTACCAGCTGCAG GTTGCGAAGACGAAGCAGCGCATCGAGGAGGAGAAGATGCAGGTCCAGGTGGTGGAGCGAACTCAGCAGATCACTCTGCAGGAGCAGGAGATCACCCGCAGGGAGAAGGAGCTGGAGGCAAAGGTGATGAAACCTGCAGAGGCTGAGCGCTACCGCCTGGAGAAGCTGGCTGAGGCTCAGCG cCTTAAATTGATTATGGAGGCAGAAGCCGAAGCTGAATCCATCAGA ATTAAAGGTGAGGCTGAGGCGTTTGCGGTGGAGGCCAAGGGCCGTGCAGAGGCAGAGCAGATGGCGAAGAAGGCGGAGGCCTTCCAGCAGTACAGGGATGGAGCGATGGTGGACATGCTGCTGGAGAAACTGCCTCTG ATGGCAGAAGAGATTAGCAAGCCTTTGTGTGAAGCCAACAAAGTCACCATGGTGtccagtggaggtggggaggtGGGAGCAGCCAAACTGTCTGGAGAGGTGTTGGACATCATGACCCGCCTCCCTGACACGGTGGAGAAACTGACTGGAGTCAACATCTCCCAG GTGAAATCTCGTACAGGCTGA
- the znf384a gene encoding zinc finger protein 384a isoform X2, with amino-acid sequence MFLNKAKEQLGPEKANAPSFSHSSASSTSGPHYPTAVLAIPGSVDAGAGVRVVPKQEGGGGTAGGGSSLPLSTVGGHLHQSHTSQNVTVVPVPSTGIMTAAGLVITTPQGTLLPTASTQSFVTGPPTATTMIVSALHPSNADKKEDISVPPAVVMPTPSKRGRKSKQMMSRVAGVLPPGSDALILAHLAAGGQHHTADPYDLSNDEDDHPNKDGPKTYRCRMCAVTFFSKSDMQIHAKSHTEAKPHKCPHCSKSFANSSYLSQHIRIHSGAKPYTCTYCQKTFRQLSHLQQHTRNHTEAKPHKCPHCSKSFANSSYLSQHIRIHTGAKPYTCSYCQKTFRQLSHLQQHTRIHTGDRPYKCNHPGCEKAFTQLSNLQSHRRQHNKDKPFKCHNCNRGYTDAASLEVHLSTHTVKHAKLFSCGLCNRSYTSETYLMKHMRKHNPDPLTVAATVAAQQAQGLTPGGGGGRGRGRGRGRGAGRAGHLQNNPNNTNQNPNAGPPGSYQPPQQPTDAVVPCPFDLHQYKTVSASEIQYKPVTVADLPVAHKDLCLTVSTSAIQVEHMNS; translated from the exons ATGTTCCTGAACAAGGCAAAGGAGCAGCTAGGTCCAGAGAAGGCCAATGCACCCTCCTTCTCTCACTCCTCTGCGTCTTCCACCTCCGGTCCTCACTACCCCACGGCTGTGCTTGCCATCCCCGGCTCAGTGGACGCAGGAGCTGGGGTGAGGGTGGTCCCCAAACAGGAAGGAGGTGGAGGCACTGctggtggtggcagcagctTACCTTTAAGCACAGTCGGTGGACACCTGCATCAGTCCCACACCTCCCAGAACGTCACCGTTGTGCCTGTTCCTTCTACGGGTATCATGACTGCAG CTGGGTTAGTGATCACCACCCCTCAAGGCACACTGCTCCCCACTGCCTCCACACAGTCATTTGTAACTGGGCCTcccactgccaccaccatgaTAGTGTCTGCATTGCACCCCTCAAATGCAG acAAGAAGGAGGATATTTCTGTTCCCCCTGCAGTTGTCATGCCAACACCATCAAAACGAGGCAGGAAGAGCAAACAGATGATGAGCAGAGTGGCAGGGGTCCTCCCTCCAGGAAGTGATGCATTAATATTGGCCCACCTTGCTGCTGGTGGACAG CACCATACTGCTGACCCATATGACCTGTCAAATGATGAGGATGATCATCCAAACAAAGATGGCCCTAAAACCTACAG GTGCCGGATGTGTGCAGTGACATTCTTCAGCAAGTCAGACATGCAGATCCACGCCAAGTCCCACACGGAGGCCAAGCCCCATAAGTGCCCCCACTGCTCCAAGTCGTTTGCCAACTCCAGCTACCTGTCCCAGCACATCCGCATTCACAGCGGGGCCAAGCCCTACACCTGCACTTACTGCCAGAAAACATTCAGGCAGCTCAGTCatctacagcagcacacacg AAACCACACGGAGGCCAAGCCCCACAAGTGTCCCCACTGCTCCAAGTCGTTTGCCAACTCCAGCTACCTGTCCCAGCACATCCGCATCCATACCGGGGCCAAGCCCTACACCTGCTCCTACTGCCAGAAAACATTCAGGCAGCTCAGTCACCTACAGCAGCACACACG GATTCACACTGGTGACCGACCATATAAGTGTAACCATCCCGGCTGTGAAAAGGCTTTCACTCAGTTGTCAAATCTACAG TCTCACCGTCGGcagcacaacaaagacaaaccGTTCAAATGTCACAACTGCAACCGTGGTTACACAGATGCTGCCAGCCTGGAGGTGCACCTGTCCACACACACCGTCAAACATGCCAAGCTCTTCTCCTGTGGCCTGTGTAACCGATCCTATACATCG GAGACATATTTAATGAAACACATGAGGAAGCACAATCCAGATCCACTAACAGTGGCAGCAACAGTAGCTGCTCAGCAGGCCCAGGGCCTTACGCCAGGCGGAGGAGGGGGCAGGGGTCGTGGCCGTGGCCGAGGTAGAGGTGCGGGCAGAGCGGGCCATCTTCAGAACAACCCAAACAATACCAACCAGAACCCTAACGCTGGACCCCCAGGCAGCTACCAGCCACCTCAGCAACCCACAGACGCTGTCGTTCCATGTCCGTTTGACCTGCACCAGTACAAAACAGTGTCAGCAAGCGAGATCCAGTACAAACCAGTCACTGTGGCAGACCTGCCAGTGGCCCACAAAGACCTCTGCCTCACTGTCTC
- the znf384a gene encoding zinc finger protein 384a isoform X4, protein MDDSHFNSSYFWSPVPTVQGQIENAMFLNKAKEQLGPEKANAPSFSHSSASSTSGPHYPTAVLAIPGSVDAGAGVRVVPKQEGGGGTAGGGSSLPLSTVGGHLHQSHTSQNVTVVPVPSTGIMTAAGLVITTPQGTLLPTASTQSFVTGPPTATTMIVSALHPSNADKKEDISVPPAVVMPTPSKRGRKSKQMMSRVAGVLPPGSDALILAHLAAGGQHHTADPYDLSNDEDDHPNKDGPKTYRCRMCAVTFFSKSDMQIHAKSHTEAKPHKCPHCSKSFANSSYLSQHIRIHSGAKPYTCTYCQKTFRQLSHLQQHTRIHTGDRPYKCNHPGCEKAFTQLSNLQSHRRQHNKDKPFKCHNCNRGYTDAASLEVHLSTHTVKHAKLFSCGLCNRSYTSETYLMKHMRKHNPDPLTVAATVAAQQAQGLTPGGGGGRGRGRGRGRGAGRAGHLQNNPNNTNQNPNAGPPGSYQPPQQPTDAVVPCPFDLHQYKTVSASEIQYKPVTVADLPVAHKDLCLTVSTSAIQVEHMNS, encoded by the exons ATGGACGATTCCCATTTCAACTCATCATACTTTTGGTCTCCCGTCCCCACTGTACAAGGGCAG ATCGAGAACGCCATGTTCCTGAACAAGGCAAAGGAGCAGCTAGGTCCAGAGAAGGCCAATGCACCCTCCTTCTCTCACTCCTCTGCGTCTTCCACCTCCGGTCCTCACTACCCCACGGCTGTGCTTGCCATCCCCGGCTCAGTGGACGCAGGAGCTGGGGTGAGGGTGGTCCCCAAACAGGAAGGAGGTGGAGGCACTGctggtggtggcagcagctTACCTTTAAGCACAGTCGGTGGACACCTGCATCAGTCCCACACCTCCCAGAACGTCACCGTTGTGCCTGTTCCTTCTACGGGTATCATGACTGCAG CTGGGTTAGTGATCACCACCCCTCAAGGCACACTGCTCCCCACTGCCTCCACACAGTCATTTGTAACTGGGCCTcccactgccaccaccatgaTAGTGTCTGCATTGCACCCCTCAAATGCAG acAAGAAGGAGGATATTTCTGTTCCCCCTGCAGTTGTCATGCCAACACCATCAAAACGAGGCAGGAAGAGCAAACAGATGATGAGCAGAGTGGCAGGGGTCCTCCCTCCAGGAAGTGATGCATTAATATTGGCCCACCTTGCTGCTGGTGGACAG CACCATACTGCTGACCCATATGACCTGTCAAATGATGAGGATGATCATCCAAACAAAGATGGCCCTAAAACCTACAG GTGCCGGATGTGTGCAGTGACATTCTTCAGCAAGTCAGACATGCAGATCCACGCCAAGTCCCACACGGAGGCCAAGCCCCATAAGTGCCCCCACTGCTCCAAGTCGTTTGCCAACTCCAGCTACCTGTCCCAGCACATCCGCATTCACAGCGGGGCCAAGCCCTACACCTGCACTTACTGCCAGAAAACATTCAGGCAGCTCAGTCatctacagcagcacacacg GATTCACACTGGTGACCGACCATATAAGTGTAACCATCCCGGCTGTGAAAAGGCTTTCACTCAGTTGTCAAATCTACAG TCTCACCGTCGGcagcacaacaaagacaaaccGTTCAAATGTCACAACTGCAACCGTGGTTACACAGATGCTGCCAGCCTGGAGGTGCACCTGTCCACACACACCGTCAAACATGCCAAGCTCTTCTCCTGTGGCCTGTGTAACCGATCCTATACATCG GAGACATATTTAATGAAACACATGAGGAAGCACAATCCAGATCCACTAACAGTGGCAGCAACAGTAGCTGCTCAGCAGGCCCAGGGCCTTACGCCAGGCGGAGGAGGGGGCAGGGGTCGTGGCCGTGGCCGAGGTAGAGGTGCGGGCAGAGCGGGCCATCTTCAGAACAACCCAAACAATACCAACCAGAACCCTAACGCTGGACCCCCAGGCAGCTACCAGCCACCTCAGCAACCCACAGACGCTGTCGTTCCATGTCCGTTTGACCTGCACCAGTACAAAACAGTGTCAGCAAGCGAGATCCAGTACAAACCAGTCACTGTGGCAGACCTGCCAGTGGCCCACAAAGACCTCTGCCTCACTGTCTC
- the znf384a gene encoding zinc finger protein 384a isoform X3 encodes MDDSHFNSSYFWSPVPTVQGQIENAMFLNKAKEQLGPEKANAPSFSHSSASSTSGPHYPTAVLAIPGSVDAGAGVRVVPKQEGGGGTAGGGSSLPLSTVGGHLHQSHTSQNVTVVPVPSTGIMTAAGLVITTPQGTLLPTASTQSFVTGPPTATTMIVSALHPSNADKKEDISVPPAVVMPTPSKRGRKSKQMMSRVAGVLPPGSDALILAHLAAGGQHHTADPYDLSNDEDDHPNKDGPKTYRCRMCAVTFFSKSDMQIHAKSHTEAKPHKCPHCSKSFANSSYLSQHIRIHTGAKPYTCSYCQKTFRQLSHLQQHTRIHTGDRPYKCNHPGCEKAFTQLSNLQSHRRQHNKDKPFKCHNCNRGYTDAASLEVHLSTHTVKHAKLFSCGLCNRSYTSETYLMKHMRKHNPDPLTVAATVAAQQAQGLTPGGGGGRGRGRGRGRGAGRAGHLQNNPNNTNQNPNAGPPGSYQPPQQPTDAVVPCPFDLHQYKTVSASEIQYKPVTVADLPVAHKDLCLTVSTSAIQVEHMNS; translated from the exons ATGGACGATTCCCATTTCAACTCATCATACTTTTGGTCTCCCGTCCCCACTGTACAAGGGCAG ATCGAGAACGCCATGTTCCTGAACAAGGCAAAGGAGCAGCTAGGTCCAGAGAAGGCCAATGCACCCTCCTTCTCTCACTCCTCTGCGTCTTCCACCTCCGGTCCTCACTACCCCACGGCTGTGCTTGCCATCCCCGGCTCAGTGGACGCAGGAGCTGGGGTGAGGGTGGTCCCCAAACAGGAAGGAGGTGGAGGCACTGctggtggtggcagcagctTACCTTTAAGCACAGTCGGTGGACACCTGCATCAGTCCCACACCTCCCAGAACGTCACCGTTGTGCCTGTTCCTTCTACGGGTATCATGACTGCAG CTGGGTTAGTGATCACCACCCCTCAAGGCACACTGCTCCCCACTGCCTCCACACAGTCATTTGTAACTGGGCCTcccactgccaccaccatgaTAGTGTCTGCATTGCACCCCTCAAATGCAG acAAGAAGGAGGATATTTCTGTTCCCCCTGCAGTTGTCATGCCAACACCATCAAAACGAGGCAGGAAGAGCAAACAGATGATGAGCAGAGTGGCAGGGGTCCTCCCTCCAGGAAGTGATGCATTAATATTGGCCCACCTTGCTGCTGGTGGACAG CACCATACTGCTGACCCATATGACCTGTCAAATGATGAGGATGATCATCCAAACAAAGATGGCCCTAAAACCTACAG GTGCCGGATGTGTGCAGTGACATTCTTCAGCAAGTCAGACATGCAGATCCACGCCAAGTCCCACACGGAGGCCAAGCCCCATAAGTGCCCCCACTGCTCCAA GTCGTTTGCCAACTCCAGCTACCTGTCCCAGCACATCCGCATCCATACCGGGGCCAAGCCCTACACCTGCTCCTACTGCCAGAAAACATTCAGGCAGCTCAGTCACCTACAGCAGCACACACG GATTCACACTGGTGACCGACCATATAAGTGTAACCATCCCGGCTGTGAAAAGGCTTTCACTCAGTTGTCAAATCTACAG TCTCACCGTCGGcagcacaacaaagacaaaccGTTCAAATGTCACAACTGCAACCGTGGTTACACAGATGCTGCCAGCCTGGAGGTGCACCTGTCCACACACACCGTCAAACATGCCAAGCTCTTCTCCTGTGGCCTGTGTAACCGATCCTATACATCG GAGACATATTTAATGAAACACATGAGGAAGCACAATCCAGATCCACTAACAGTGGCAGCAACAGTAGCTGCTCAGCAGGCCCAGGGCCTTACGCCAGGCGGAGGAGGGGGCAGGGGTCGTGGCCGTGGCCGAGGTAGAGGTGCGGGCAGAGCGGGCCATCTTCAGAACAACCCAAACAATACCAACCAGAACCCTAACGCTGGACCCCCAGGCAGCTACCAGCCACCTCAGCAACCCACAGACGCTGTCGTTCCATGTCCGTTTGACCTGCACCAGTACAAAACAGTGTCAGCAAGCGAGATCCAGTACAAACCAGTCACTGTGGCAGACCTGCCAGTGGCCCACAAAGACCTCTGCCTCACTGTCTC
- the LOC113153625 gene encoding uncharacterized protein LOC113153625, which translates to MKVIRAAVLGILFCTAVLASSKARKDERRVAYFGENIDITVPPGNVSEVVFIPSNQSFDQVVLMQAGQVVQKDQVVQTHQGLRPRYYVNTQGHLVLQQVKEEDEGMYVVRKTNDSTVIKRLILTVRDCSVEQVVKYGESYYMHLNPADSPIVLEFRPSPAQVNQTEGIPVTEPPPILLYNMSTVTAEEYVGRLSVTDKRVTLHSVRMTDEGSFTVRDRQGAVKGRSCLNVREHQNFEHIPYGENLKIRLYMHRANLNIVYRPKSDNQDRVILEQGVLVTPLDPMLEGRLTVEGSELIMKKVQVSDTGVFKVTDLAGFPVAHVYIEVDAYKLPPLTVAILSMLSLIAFMLLVCLLSCLYKVHKRNEKNKKLTLIAQQAGKGDGEAFRQVVHDAYTRFTEESITQSVSDKPSERTEVTIKGLEVSKPGRYQALSSDNFLEMSDSGAECTSGLPLDSDTDAALTYASHKPLLNAMFPTAVADGVHSDSLEATVVPDGELSASRTPDSVASASPASNPRSLEAATPVGSLHSAASPGMASRGTAGSDSAKTEEGAENGEAGQKEESAQST; encoded by the exons ATGAAGGTAATCAGGGCTGCAGTGCTTGGCATCCTGTTCTGCACCG CTGTGTTAGCATCTTCAAAAG CACGCAAAGACGAACGCAGGGTAGCCTACTTTGGCGAGAACATTGACATCACTGTCCCGCCTGGGAACGTCAGCGAGGTCGTGTTCATCCCCTCCAATCAGTCATTTGATCAGGTGGTTCTGATGCAAGCGGGTCAGGTGGTGCAAAAGGACCAGGTGGTGCAGACGCACCAAGGTTTGAGACCACGCTATTACGTCAACACTCAGGGCCACCTGGTGCTGCAGCAAGTGAAGGAGGAGGACGAGGGCATGTACGTCGTCAGGAAAACGAATGACTCCACCGTGATCAAGAGACTCATACTTACTGTTCGGG ACTGTTCTGTGGAACAAGTGGTAAAGTATGGAGAAAGCTACTACATGCATCTGAACCCAGCCGACAGCCCCATTGTCCTCGAGTTCAG GCCCAGTCCGGCTCAGGTCAATCAGACGGAGGGAATCCCGGTTACAGAGCCTCCTCCCATTCTGCTGTACAACATGTCGACAGTGACGGCAGAAGAATATGTGGGACGCCTCAGTGTGACGGACAAACGTGTGACGCTGCACTCGGTCAGGATGACGGACGAGGGGAGCTTCACAGTGAGGGACCGTCAGGGCGCCGTCAAGGGAAGGAGCTGTCTGAATGTCAGAG AGCACCAGAACTTCGAGCACATCCCCTACGGAGAAAACCTGAAGATAAGACTCTACATGCACCGTGCCAACCTCAACATCGTCTACAGGCCCAAATCAGACAATCAGGACCGGGTCATCCTGGAGCAGGGGGTCCTAGTGACACCACTGGACCCCATGCTGGAGGGCAGGCTGACGGTGGAGGGCTCAGAGCTCATCATGAAGAAAGTCCAAGTGTCTGATACGGGTGTCTTCAAAGTGACAGACCTGGCTGGGTTTCCTGTGGCTCATGTCTACATCGAGGTAGACG CGTACAAGCTGCCTCCGCTGACCGTGGCCATCCTCTCCATGCTGAGCCTGATCGCCTTCATGCTGCTGGTGTGCCTGCTGTCCTGTCTCTATAAAGTGCATAAGAGgaatgaaaagaacaagaagCTGACGCTCATTGCTCAGCAGGCTGGCAAGGGAGATGGCGAGGCTTTCAGACAG GTGGTCCATGATGCTTACACCAGGTTCACTGAGGAATCTATAACTCAGTCTGTGAGTGATAAACCTTCAGAGCGCACAGAGGTCACCATCAAG GGCCTCGAAGTGTCCAAACCAGGCCGTTACCAGGCTCTGTCTTCAGACAACTTTCTTGAGATGAGTGATTCTGGAGCGGAGTGCACCTCTGGCCTCCCGTTGGACAGCGACACTGATGCTGCATTGACCTATGCCTCTCACAAACCCCTCCTGAATGCTATGTTTCCTACGGCTGTGGCAGACGGAGTTCACTCTGACAGCTTGGAGGCCACCGTGGTCCCCGACGGAGAGCTCAGCGCCAGCCGGACCCCTGATTCTGTTGCGAGCGCCAGCCCTGCCTCCAATCCTCGCTCCCTTGAAGCAGCCACCCCGGTAGGCAGCCTGCACAGCGCTGCATCACCGGGAATGGCCTCCAGGGGCACCGCTGGGTCAGATTCAGCCAAGACCGAGGAAGGGGCTGAGAACGGAGAAGCTGGGCAGAAAGAAGAATCTGCTCAGAGCACCTGA
- the LOC113154736 gene encoding tubulin beta chain-like, which yields MREIVHIQAGQCGNQIGAKFWEVISDEHGIDPTGTYHGDSDLQLDRISVYYNEATGGKYVPRAILVDLEPGTMDSVRSGPFGQIFRPDNFVFGQSGAGNNWAKGHYTEGAELVDSVLDVVRKEAESCECLQGFQLTHSLGGGTGSGMGTLLISKIREEYPDRIMNTFSVVPSPKVSDTVVEPYNATLSVHQLVENTDETYCIDNEALYDICFRTLKLTTPTYGDLNHLVSATMSGVTTCLRFPGQLNADLRKLAVNMVPFPRLHFFMPGFAPLTSRGSQQYRALTVPELTQQVFDAKNMMAACDPRHGRYLTVAAVFRGRMSMKEVDEQMLNVQNKNSSYFVEWIPNNVKTAVCDIPPRGLKMAVTFIGNSTAIQELFKRISEQFTAMFRRKAFLHWYTGEGMDEMEFTEAESNMNDLVSEYQQYQDATAEEEGEFEEEVEEDA from the exons ATGAGGGAAATCGTGCACATCCAGGCCGGCCAGTGCGGGAACCAGATTGGTGCCAAG ttctGGGAGGTGATCAGCGACGAGCACGGTATCGACCCAACAGGAACCTACCATGGAGACAGCGACCTGCAGCTGGACAGGATCAGTGTTTATTACAATGAAGCCACTG GAGGGAAGTACGTGCCCAGAGCCATCCTAGTCGACCTTGAACCAGGCACCATGGACTCAGTTCGCTCTGGACCCTTTGGGCAAATCTTCAGACCTGACAACTTTGTCTTTG GTCAAAGTGGAGCGGGAAACAACTGGGCTAAAGGTCACTACACAGAGGGGGCAGAGCTGGTGGACTCGGTCCTGGACGTGGTGAGGAAAGAGGCTGAGAGCTGCGAGTGTCTGCAGGGTTTCCAGCTTACACACTCCCTGGGAGGAGGCACCGGCTCCGGCATGGGCACCCTGCTCATCAGCAAGATCAGGGAGGAGTACCCCGACCGCATCATGAACACCTTCAGTGTGGTGCCCTCTCCTAAG GTGTCAGATACAGTGGTTGAGCCGTACAACGCCACGCTGTCAGTCCACCAGCTGGTAGAAAACACTGACGAGACTTACTGCATTGACAACGAAGCCCTTTATGACATTTGCTTCCGCACTCTCAAACTTACTACGCCCACCTACGGGGACCTCAACCACCTGGTCTCAGCCACCATGAGCGGCGTGACCACCTGCCTGCGATTCCCTGGGCAGCTTAACGCCGACCTGAGGAAGCTGGCTGTGAACATGGTGCCTTTCCCTCGTCTCCACTTCTTCATGCCCGGCTTCGCGCCTCTCACCAGCCGGGGGAGCCAGCAGTACCGCGCCCTGACTGTGCCCGAGCTCACCCAGCAGGTGTTTGACGCCAAAAACATGATGGCGGCTTGCGACCCTCGCCACGGACGCTACCTGACGGTGGCCGCCGTGTTCCGTGGCCGCATGTCCATGAAGGAGGTGGACGAGCAGATGCTGAACGTCCAGAACAAGAATAGCAGCTACTTCGTGGAGTGGATCCCCAACAACGTCAAGACCGCCGTCTGTGACATCCCTCCACGTGGCCTCAAGATGGCCGTCACCTTCATCGGCAACAGCACGGCCATCCAGGAGCTGTTCAAGCGCATTTCTGAGCAGTTCACTGCCATGTTCCGGCGCAAGGCCTTCCTCCACTGGTACACCGGCGAGGGCATGGACGAGATGGAGTTCACCGAGGCAGAGAGCAACATGAACGACCTGGTGTCCGAGTACCAGCAGTACCAGGATGCCACGGccgaggaggagggagagttcgaggaggaagtggaggaagaTGCCTGA
- the znf384a gene encoding zinc finger protein 384a isoform X1 produces the protein MDDSHFNSSYFWSPVPTVQGQIENAMFLNKAKEQLGPEKANAPSFSHSSASSTSGPHYPTAVLAIPGSVDAGAGVRVVPKQEGGGGTAGGGSSLPLSTVGGHLHQSHTSQNVTVVPVPSTGIMTAAGLVITTPQGTLLPTASTQSFVTGPPTATTMIVSALHPSNADKKEDISVPPAVVMPTPSKRGRKSKQMMSRVAGVLPPGSDALILAHLAAGGQHHTADPYDLSNDEDDHPNKDGPKTYRCRMCAVTFFSKSDMQIHAKSHTEAKPHKCPHCSKSFANSSYLSQHIRIHSGAKPYTCTYCQKTFRQLSHLQQHTRNHTEAKPHKCPHCSKSFANSSYLSQHIRIHTGAKPYTCSYCQKTFRQLSHLQQHTRIHTGDRPYKCNHPGCEKAFTQLSNLQSHRRQHNKDKPFKCHNCNRGYTDAASLEVHLSTHTVKHAKLFSCGLCNRSYTSETYLMKHMRKHNPDPLTVAATVAAQQAQGLTPGGGGGRGRGRGRGRGAGRAGHLQNNPNNTNQNPNAGPPGSYQPPQQPTDAVVPCPFDLHQYKTVSASEIQYKPVTVADLPVAHKDLCLTVSTSAIQVEHMNS, from the exons ATGGACGATTCCCATTTCAACTCATCATACTTTTGGTCTCCCGTCCCCACTGTACAAGGGCAG ATCGAGAACGCCATGTTCCTGAACAAGGCAAAGGAGCAGCTAGGTCCAGAGAAGGCCAATGCACCCTCCTTCTCTCACTCCTCTGCGTCTTCCACCTCCGGTCCTCACTACCCCACGGCTGTGCTTGCCATCCCCGGCTCAGTGGACGCAGGAGCTGGGGTGAGGGTGGTCCCCAAACAGGAAGGAGGTGGAGGCACTGctggtggtggcagcagctTACCTTTAAGCACAGTCGGTGGACACCTGCATCAGTCCCACACCTCCCAGAACGTCACCGTTGTGCCTGTTCCTTCTACGGGTATCATGACTGCAG CTGGGTTAGTGATCACCACCCCTCAAGGCACACTGCTCCCCACTGCCTCCACACAGTCATTTGTAACTGGGCCTcccactgccaccaccatgaTAGTGTCTGCATTGCACCCCTCAAATGCAG acAAGAAGGAGGATATTTCTGTTCCCCCTGCAGTTGTCATGCCAACACCATCAAAACGAGGCAGGAAGAGCAAACAGATGATGAGCAGAGTGGCAGGGGTCCTCCCTCCAGGAAGTGATGCATTAATATTGGCCCACCTTGCTGCTGGTGGACAG CACCATACTGCTGACCCATATGACCTGTCAAATGATGAGGATGATCATCCAAACAAAGATGGCCCTAAAACCTACAG GTGCCGGATGTGTGCAGTGACATTCTTCAGCAAGTCAGACATGCAGATCCACGCCAAGTCCCACACGGAGGCCAAGCCCCATAAGTGCCCCCACTGCTCCAAGTCGTTTGCCAACTCCAGCTACCTGTCCCAGCACATCCGCATTCACAGCGGGGCCAAGCCCTACACCTGCACTTACTGCCAGAAAACATTCAGGCAGCTCAGTCatctacagcagcacacacg AAACCACACGGAGGCCAAGCCCCACAAGTGTCCCCACTGCTCCAAGTCGTTTGCCAACTCCAGCTACCTGTCCCAGCACATCCGCATCCATACCGGGGCCAAGCCCTACACCTGCTCCTACTGCCAGAAAACATTCAGGCAGCTCAGTCACCTACAGCAGCACACACG GATTCACACTGGTGACCGACCATATAAGTGTAACCATCCCGGCTGTGAAAAGGCTTTCACTCAGTTGTCAAATCTACAG TCTCACCGTCGGcagcacaacaaagacaaaccGTTCAAATGTCACAACTGCAACCGTGGTTACACAGATGCTGCCAGCCTGGAGGTGCACCTGTCCACACACACCGTCAAACATGCCAAGCTCTTCTCCTGTGGCCTGTGTAACCGATCCTATACATCG GAGACATATTTAATGAAACACATGAGGAAGCACAATCCAGATCCACTAACAGTGGCAGCAACAGTAGCTGCTCAGCAGGCCCAGGGCCTTACGCCAGGCGGAGGAGGGGGCAGGGGTCGTGGCCGTGGCCGAGGTAGAGGTGCGGGCAGAGCGGGCCATCTTCAGAACAACCCAAACAATACCAACCAGAACCCTAACGCTGGACCCCCAGGCAGCTACCAGCCACCTCAGCAACCCACAGACGCTGTCGTTCCATGTCCGTTTGACCTGCACCAGTACAAAACAGTGTCAGCAAGCGAGATCCAGTACAAACCAGTCACTGTGGCAGACCTGCCAGTGGCCCACAAAGACCTCTGCCTCACTGTCTC